From the genome of Xiphophorus couchianus chromosome 15, X_couchianus-1.0, whole genome shotgun sequence:
TTTGAATTCTACCGCTCACTGGACGCTCCGGATTTGTGCATCAAGTTTCTTGTACTTCCTGTCACGACGGCTGATTTATGCAAATctctttgttttgattctgAATCACATTGCCTTTCCCACTTGCTTAAACCCACCATGTGTTGTGTGTAGACATCTGAAACACGGCTAAGGGTTACAGCATGATGACTGAATGTCTGTAAATGCACAATTTCTCGTCACCACGAACCTGAGTGGATGTTTGCTCCTGGAATGGATCAGAGCTGATTGATTTGCCTTTTCAACGCTGGCTCAAGCGTGTAACGAAACGAACGTGGTTCCGTCAGGACCAGAGACGACTCTGTTAGGTATTTAACAAGTACCGACGTGCCTTTGGAAAAATTAACTATGCAAAAACGAATCTTTGTTCCTCTTAACACAAGCAGTGCTCTAGTTCTGGTCTTAATCACATCGGTTTTTTGgcttttaaattaacaaaaaaaaaattgttgtatAAAATCTAGACATTTCTTGTGTAAATGTTGCTTAGTTTGGTTGTGTTCCTACACTGTGGTGTCCTGCCCACCCTGCACTTCTTCTCCACAGTAGACGAACCCCACAGCAGAGGAGAGTTATGAAACTCGGTTCAATGATTTATTGGCTGAAACTGTGCGGCCATTTGTACGTATGTaggaggaaaataataaactgatgCAATATGATATATTGTGTCATCTGTAGCCTGTTTGACCATCAGTCTCTGGCAGAGGAGCAGAGAAACGTACGGTACTGAACACACATTGCATCAAAGGTTGGGATGCTCTGTCCTCTCTACACCCTCTGACTTCGGAAACATGCCGTCTGTCTCCAGCCAAAGAAACGCAACACATTTCTGCAAACTTCTCAGCAGATGGCCCAGTTTTACCTCCGGTCATTAAATCGTGCATCTTCTTCATGGTCAGGAGATCATGCTGTCCAGCCAGTCCTCCAGGTCCTCCTCAGTGATCGACTCTTTGACCTCCGCAGGCTTTGGAGGGGCAACATCCTCATCTAAAGCTTTTTCTTCCGATGCCGCTTCTTCAAAtcctttaaaagtaaatattaaggTAGAAGGAAGCTTGAATCCACACAAGATTAAAGCATCTCAGTTACCTTATTACATATAAagggctgggcgataaatctatttttggtttttgaatatttaagtTAAACTTTGACAGCACAGCcagagccgccatcttgtttttcagcttcttattatttggactttgaattcatgTTTACTCTGCGACATAATATCAGGGCTaagtaaatttaattttttttaaattatgggaataatttaaattttaaaattaagaaagtTCATCTCAtcaatttttacaaataatttttttttttaaattatgctgATATGCTAAAAAGTCATCAGTACAATTATGCAAACAACAGTGTCTATTACAAAGAATTAACCACAATAATGGCTTTTTTcttggaaacaaaaacatcttgtaGTCTGGCCCTAATATGATTAGGTTTATGattcaaataaactaaattttttgtaaataatttacataatttctttttcagaaaaagtgaactagcaaaataaaaatctgactttatttttaagttgtaaTGCTCTGCcctctaaatatttatttttctaataataataGTTCTCATAATGTTACCATGTGAAGCGTCAGCATATTTACTGTTTTGATACGACTTGTTGATAATTCTGCTCAACATATTTCAACTGCATATGAACAAGATTAGCAAACATACTCTTCTCTTCTGTAAGTTTCAAGAATCCCTCTCCACcatgaaaaacccaaaatcaacattttttaaaaattggtgtaaattattttccaaaaggtttttcatttttcatcaacCTGCAGAACAGATGATAATAAAACTCGCCTTTCTCTGGCGATCGTCTCTCCTCGTTTGGACTGCAGATCAGCTGATGTCCTGCGTCATCTGAACCGGGTTTCTGTAAACCAAGTAGCTCATCCagctcttcatcctcctcctcctcctcctcctcaggttTAACAGCCACAGAGGAAACCTGGGAGTTTAAGCCCACCGCTGGTTTCTGACTGGTGCTGAGGCCTTTAAAGGCAGCAGACGGAGGAGGAAATTTGGGTACTTCCTGTTTAGGTGCGAGGCTCACAGCTGGCAGCTCTACTGGTGTCGAGACCTGAAACATGAAGAGCCcaagagtaaataaataaaataaatatttaaaaacacagatcagATAACTGGAAGTCATTTTCAACCTTTCTAAAGTTACAGACACAGTTAAAAGCAAATAGTAACTGTACACCATGTTCTTACAGAGCTACGCTAAcgatagctaaaaaaaaagaaaaacgtctTAGAAGCAGCATTTCTTAAAGGTTATTTCCAGATAATTCTCTTTATAcacttgttttaaaatccaaaagacAGAAATATCTTTAAGTGATAACCTAATTTTCTTTTACGCCACAACTTTATTTCTGCCACTTCAATTCCACCTGAGACGTAAGAAGAAGCTCCAACCTGAACCAGTTCAGCTTCTAGATTCAGTCTCCGGTGGAGAGGAACTTGTTGGAGACTCTGGGCGAGAGCAGGGAGGTCCAAAAGCACCGCCGACACCTGacgattaaaaaataaagaaaacggAGAAAATGATCAGAATCAAACGCCTCTGAAAGGAAAAGATTCAAAGCagccataaaacaaaaatcatgttAGCTTAAAAACTTCGAAGTTGTAACGACTTTACATTAGGCAATAAACGATTATTAGAAACAACTGACAGTTTATTGCTTAAAGCTTTGGATTCATAATAGGCATTAagtataaatgaaaaatattaaaaacaacttatttcataaaatatttttcatatttcatatttcatatttgttgAACTAGATGTTGATCAAAATTAGCTGCTATCggtaatataaataataatatttattttttaaaaattactaaatTTGATGTAATTATGAGACTTTAATGGTAATTTCTTTTAACTGCaacattgttttattcattttccatGCTTATGTGAATTTAGACAATAATACTCAGATTTACTGCTCAGGTAAAATCTTCAGCATGGGAACAAAGGGAAGATCTCATGTTATTCTGACAGGATGTAATATCAACACTGCATCACCACATCCAGGCTGAAACACGGCGGTGGCAGTTTCATGATCTGGGTTTTTAAATCGAGGAGGAAGCTGTGTTTTCCTTcaaacaaagttatttttcaagAAAACCTTTGAGATGATTTCTAGATAATTTCAACTTTGTACGTCATGAAAGCCTGCTTCTTCaaggaaatgtatttatttttactctcgGTAAACGTCCATGTGGCTTTTCACCAAAACTAGTGTTGGTTAATCTCAGCGTTCGGCCATACAGAGACAGATTTTGAGCAGCTAGATTATTCCAGAGCTTTTCAAAGTCTATATCATGGTGATCTTGACTGAGATTTAGAATTGGTTCAGGACAGAAGTGTCCAAACCTTTTCACATGTGAGCCGAAATTCTAGACTCAAAAAAGCCCAACATAAAAGTACCccgatttttatttaaaattcttttgATTTGGATATTTACTGTAGATCCAAAACTTGGAAGGGACtttaacaaaagttaaaagGCAGAGTAAATCTCGTGattgatctcagaaattttctagaaaaaacttggaaatttctgaatttcaaacatccaaaatttccacgttttttggcagaaatttacaaaacattttattttcctcaacaACGGCCCTCATATGCGGTGGCAGATTTTGCAGTTTTGAGGTATATGAAGATCTAATCATCAATTTCTTTTGGGCTCGACTGAATTATTATTCTGTTACtactgaaatttattttcagtagtAACAGGATTTGGTTCACATTCTTTCAAAACGCTTGCCATCATTCATTAACtttattaaagacacaaatAGGTCcatatgagaaaaataaatcacatagGAATACATTTAACCTAATTTAACAAAgcataaaatctgattttacgCAAGTGGTGCATCAAAGTCTCTGGATAAACGTGGTTGTACTTTTTCTTAAAGCTCGGTTATGAAAAGGCAAATACTTTATAAGAAAATTATGTCAGTAATAATTTTACCCCGTTTACTAATTGAAACTCTCCATCTGCAAATATGGGTCAAATTTGTAGCATTTTTGAATCGTAATTGGGGGCCGTACAAAATCAGTCCAAgtgccacaaatggcccccgggccacagtTTGAACACCCCTGATTTAGGTTAATGAAAGTGAAAGCAGAGTTTGACCTGATTGGCTGCGAATGGATCCATCTCCCAGTCCTTCTCTTCTGCAAACCGGAACTGAGTGAACGAATCCCCTGgaagacaaacagaaataacttCATGAGCATCTGTTTCAACTGATCCGTCACTTTGCTGcaataatatctgaaaatgttttggaagTCAATCAGCATCTTTGTGTGAACTGTTGGAGagctacagcagcaccaacttTTCACAACATTAACAGCAATAGCTCTGGTGTGCAACACTCCACAGACACCGAGAATGTGTTATTAATAAACAGAATCAGGGTGctaaaactcataaaaaaaataaataaaagagaaaacttgTGGTGTTGAACGAGGCACAACGCTGCAGCAGAAAGCTCAGAGTTAAATCACAACATCCAGCACAACAGGGACACAGTGTCAGGTGTGAAGCACCACTCTGCCCGCTTCGTGCATGTGGTTATCTCCGCAGCGCTGCAGAAGGATGTCACTTTGGATGGAATAAAAGGCCGCCTGTGGGTATTTTTACACAACATGATGAAAGGCTGCCTTTGTTCAAAAAGCAAGCTAAAAattcttaaatgcaaaacagagaGGTAACAGTAAGTCGGCCCTTTTCTTTGAGGtagaagaacagaaacattttagctattaaagaaaacagacaacaaAACTGGGAcacgtcaaaaaaaaaacccaaccgcctacaaatttgagaaaacagaagaactgTAAGAAAAATGACAAGGTTAAGTGTTGATCCTTTGCACGCGACGTCACACTCTTAGAAACTCGGCCCGCTCCGCCATGACGGAGgtcaaaacaaccaatgcgCTCCACTTTACGTGGCCTTTTAGAGGCTTTATCATTCAAAAACTCAACAAACCTGACCCAAAATTGTTTCCCCGAGGAAAATCTTCGGAGTCCGGTGGAGTCGCAAGTGGGCGTGGCTAAACTGCTCTACAGCGCCCCCTAACGTGAGATGGGAGAAACCGTAGGTCATAGAGATCTGAAACTCGGTACGTAGGTAGATCCCcccaaatcaagaaaaaaagtctcttggaggTACAGGGAGGTGGCCATtttgggtcaaaggtcaaattttggcaatttttcacttttactcacgttgaactttaacaaactcctcctagggattttgaCCTATCGGCTTCATTCTTGGTCAGAATGCAGTTAAGGCATGGGGgttaaaag
Proteins encoded in this window:
- the aven gene encoding cell death regulator Aven isoform X2; protein product: MRGRGGGWRRGGRGGHDGDGNNSEHRGRGRGGQHRGRGRRDHRGRGRGGDYHAAANFPQQHQDEGENLEDEDNRTAVFSRRKLESNWDRYEASERAEEDDGTPSQRGTDFHVLLESAGDSFTQFRFAEEKDWEMDPFAANQVSAVLLDLPALAQSLQQVPLHRRLNLEAELVQVSTPVELPAVSLAPKQEVPKFPPPSAAFKGLSTSQKPAVGLNSQVSSVAVKPEEEEEEEDEELDELLGLQKPGSDDAGHQLICSPNEERRSPEKGFEEAASEEKALDEDVAPPKPAEVKESITEEDLEDWLDSMIS
- the aven gene encoding cell death regulator Aven isoform X1, which translates into the protein MEGRVMRGRGGGWRRGGRGGHDGDGNNSEHRGRGRGGQHRGRGRRDHRGRGRGGDYHAAANFPQQHQDEGENLEDEDNRTAVFSRRKLESNWDRYEASERAEEDDGTPSQRGTDFHVLLESAGDSFTQFRFAEEKDWEMDPFAANQVSAVLLDLPALAQSLQQVPLHRRLNLEAELVQVSTPVELPAVSLAPKQEVPKFPPPSAAFKGLSTSQKPAVGLNSQVSSVAVKPEEEEEEEDEELDELLGLQKPGSDDAGHQLICSPNEERRSPEKGFEEAASEEKALDEDVAPPKPAEVKESITEEDLEDWLDSMIS